In Lutra lutra chromosome 5, mLutLut1.2, whole genome shotgun sequence, a single genomic region encodes these proteins:
- the IL5 gene encoding interleukin-5 has product MRLLLHLSLLALGAAYVSVTAVESPMNRLVAETLTLLSTHRTLLIGDGNLMIPTPENKNHQLCIEEVFQGIDILKNQTAQAAAVDKLFRNLSFIKAHIDSQKKKCGGERWRVKKFLDYLQVFLGVINTEWTTES; this is encoded by the exons ATGAGACTGCTTCTGCATTTGAGTTTGCTAGCTCTTGGGGCTGCCTATGTTTCTGTCACTGCTGTAGAAAGTCCCATGAACAGACTGGTGGCAGAGACCTTGACACTGCTCTCCACTCATCGAACTCTGCTGATAGGTGACggg aacCTGATGATTCCtactcctgaaaataaaaat cACCAACTGTGCATCGAAGAAGTCTTTCAGGGTATAGACATATTAAAGAACCAAACTGCACAAGCAGCGGCTGTGGATAAACTATTCCGAAATTTGTCTTTCATAAAAGCACATATAGACAGCCAAAAA AAAAAATGTggaggagaaagatggagagTAAAAAAGTTCCTAGACTACCTGCAAGTGTTTCTTGGTGTCATAAACACTGAGTGGACAACAGAAAGTTGA